Below is a genomic region from Nymphalis io chromosome 16, ilAglIoxx1.1, whole genome shotgun sequence.
ATAAGCACttcttgaaaattaatatgtactTTTAACTAAGTAAATTTGTCTGAATTAGATTAGATTAGAAAATTGAAAGAGATTTCAATAAAGATCGAATAATTGTTagagaaaaattaattaattattcatgaaATTTGATATACCTACTTTTAAATCCAATATCTAGACACGCGGTaacgtgtcaagccaagttaaagctaacagaactggcgagcagcaccgtatgtaatattacacgaaccattcgGAGCCACTTTTAACCCCCTCACATCTcaaaaactatataacaaaattatgtcAAATTTGGCTTATATATTGAGACTTGCGAGATACATATGTGCTCAATTACATAAACACACCTCaaacggttatttagatattcacgtccaaaaatcgtcatttttatcactgactgacctataaatcaaaactctaacccagttccagatgacctagaaagttcaaatttggtATCCAGATAGGTAGTTGGGtgaatacaaaggaataaatcagaaactagtaaatttttatcattttattataatttttcaattaattgattctattaggaacACTCACTTACagtgcctgtaatgtaagaatcagTAATCAGAACTGATGACAGCCGGTCTTTATCTGGATTTTAAGGTCTTCACGTGAATATATAACGAATGGAATAccacttaaattttttttaatccaaaaattcaattttagtaCTTACTTATAACTAAGAGTATAGTCTAcagactttcgtatttataactttattaataataataatgatttataagaAATGATCTTACACCATTGATGTTtgcttaatattgaaataataattaatactaaatcccagttaatattattgatattttaagttgttataacatattctatgttgttttagttttataaatttcagtACTGattattgaacttggctctcatttcacactTACGTTTTACGTGAATATTACTACCAAGGAGTGAAATaagcatattaattaatttatatgattattaatcgaaatttaaaaaggCATGGTAAGAGATATGTAGGTTTCAAGatcatgaataatattttaagtggcaatataacaatacaatttagaatcacaaattattctattatttttaagcgaTTCTAATTCTGCGGGTTCTGCAACAAAAAACCtacaaaacctttttttataatataggtacctAATAACTTTATTCCATTTTGAAATAGCTCACTTCCATCCTATGATGGCATTTATAGAGTTATGAGTTACTGATGtgatattctattattatattttttatataatatgcctAGCTAAGAGTGCCATCTATTACTAAATGTCGAAACTAATACATTagaaagaattaaaattaataaatattacgctTACGTTTCGACTAATACTCTaggtaactttaaatattttccttgttttgttttatttacaattcttAGGTCTTTGCATCTgtcgtttaatattattttttacgtggATAGCGCCATCTGTCGATTAAAGGCGACTTCGGTCTTCGAGAATGTGGTTAAAACtaacaaaattgaatattacatACCTACATTCCATAGAATGATAGAAAGAAATCATTCggcattgaattaaatgtaattatatatatactttgtacaCAAGCGTAatttttaagaacaaaataattgttCAGCAGCCTTTAGTGAATACTTTTTCTATGCTTATATTAAATTggtgtttaaaattaatcttactTTAGGCATTGAAGAAATTTAAGCTTAATCACTACCTCGACGAGTTTAGCTTTAAATCCTTCTCTTATAAATCACGTCCTCATTTACTTaattcttgttttgtaatttactatagCCCAATATAAGTAATGTAAtaacagggacaagggacatgacatcttagttcccaagattggtggcgcattggcgatgtaagcgatggttaacatttctaacattgccaatctctatgggcgttaatgaccacttaccatcaggtggcccattttctcgtccacctacctataatttaaaaaaagtttccgAAATCTGCAGATTCTAGTAAAAAATTTCAACTTAAGTGTTGTAGTTCATTCCAGATGTGAATTGTCTTTCGAGGTCTGTaccaataaacttttaaattacattttaaaataattacctgTTCATCGTGAATCCATCTGTCTTTATCCAGGTCCTAgacatatttcataatttatgttaattggTTAAATTGTGATGAAGCCTCATATTTGagacttactttcgcattataatattatttttgataagagTAAGCCTATTGATATTTACTCATAGACATCTATGgtagtaaaaaaattacatatgcatataaaagtttcaatttaatttgaattcagATGAAATTGATAATTGTGGTCTTCCTATAATAgccatatgtatttataaaaaggttGGTAGCTACAATCTATTCTTTGATACTTCCTGCCTCACCTGTATTGAAACCATACATGTTGACATTTATGTATCATGcttagattataaaattaacaaccaATATGATCACTAATTCAAATTGGTGTTATTTACGTTTTAAAGGAGTTCAGTAAAAATCGACCGTAACAAGCTCGtttcgtaattttatttatgtaaatttgcagatataattaatacaaattatggTCATGTAAATTGGGATCTatggtaaataatataactattaactGGTTTAGAGTCACTGTCTCACTGCCTCTCAACAACAGTTGATTGCAACCATTTATAATTTCAAGTGAcccattcaaatataaaaaggcAGTCTCAGAAATGTGGCTTTACAAATACTGTCTTACCTCTAAGTTTACATTATGAGATTTTTGTGATAGTGATAAAAGACAAACTTAATCTATGTGAACATACTTACTACCAGAATGGCTACAGTATGCATGCATGACTTGCATAGGTTCTCACATACTAGGTGGTGTTTAGTGCATATAACTATGTTAAGtatttaattctaaatgtttttttgaatGTGATCAAACCTATATTGTCTATATGTCATCATACATCACAATTTTTACTACAGCTATCTGTACAATTTTGGAAATTTGTAGACTTTTAAATGCCAATCTAAGTTGATGCTACTTATTTGAGCAGCAggtgtattatatacattgctACCGTCAAAAAAGAAtctctaatttattaattattcagcaTCTTTCCTCTATTTGCACACAATTTAATTCTGAAATCAAGAATTGCTAATAAAACAATCTAGATACAAATTAAACTATTCACAAACAATTCCATAAATAAACtttgattaaaacataaaacactGAAATACTTAGTATGTTGACACTACTGATTTTATGAACATGTAAACAGCATTCACACTATGACAGAGAGCAATTATTCCTCAGACTCATTTTGTTCTAGCTTTATTTGCTTCAACCAAGGGTGCTGAAGGCACTCATAAGCAGTGGCTCGCCGATTAGGGTCAAAGTCCAGCATAGGCTTCAGAAAATCAGCAAATTCCTCTGCATCCCTTAGACTCCACTCATACTTTTCAGTGAGAACAGATACTAAGCCCCATGGTTTTAGCCCAGTGATATTTCTTAGTTCaccttttttattgaaaaatatttttgaatattttcctGATGCCGCAATTCTTTTAGGAATGTCTCCAAGAAGCTCAATAATGTGAGCCAGATGATCTTCATCACGACTATACCCATCTCCTGAGTGTGGCTCAAAAAGATAATCTCCAGTAGCTAATTCAAAGGCCATGCAGGCTGTGCTCCATATATCGGCAGATGTACCATAACCTGCACTAAGTAAAACTTCTAGGGAACGATACTGTCTTGTTTGGATATCTTCAGTAAAGTGTCGATGAACCCAACAGGCATTACCTAAGTCTGCTATTTTAACCTCCACTTCACACACATCAAATGCAGGGTCaggttttttttctaatgttttACCTTTGTTTTGTGAATTAAAGGAAGGTGGAGTATCTGTCATCTCCCCTTCTGACATAGGAGTGCTAGGATCATCTCCACATCCATACTGCTTACTTCTGACCTGAACTGCCTCAGCATCAGTATCGAAAACATCATCGTCTGTTCTTTGCATATCATTACACCCATTTATGTTAGTGTCATTCTCAGAGCGCGTGTTTTCTATTACACTAACTTCCTCTGGTGTTTGGGGAGAGTCATCATTATCTTGGGACATGGGTGCCGACTCACTATTATTACCCGTCTTTTTTTGTTCTTCCATTTCTTCTATTTGTTCCATTTGTTTTTTAAGAAGCATTGATTGACGTTTAGCTTTTTTCTTTAACTTCTTCTTTTTATTTCTACTCATTTTACCTGTGACAACCTGTTCCTGAAATTCCTTTGGTGCAGTGCTGATCAAGGAATGGGGTAATCTGAGCCCCAAGGAATGTAGCTCAGTAGCTTCAGCTGCCAATTTACGAATATATGCTTCATCAACACACACTAACACATTTTCAGGTTTAATATCCgtatgaattattttacatttagtaTGGAGGTAATCTAAGCCTTCCAGTACTTGGCGTATAATAGTTTTCACATTTTCACGGGGAATGCCTCTATAATTAGACTTTAGTATCAATTTTAACAGGTGATGCCCTAGGACTTCAAACACCATACACACATGTGTTCCATTCACCcctgtaattttaaaatcattaagcaATTGAACCGTTTTATTTCTCTTGGGATCCGTTGGATCACTGTCACGAACAGCtttcaatattttgatttcatctAAAGCTGTTTCTGTAAAATGAGGCGCAGACTTAACAACTTTCAAGGCGACAAATCGCTTGTCAACGAGATCCCAACACAGCCACACTGTAGAAAAATGACCCCAACCCAACTTCCTAGTGACGTGGTAGCGATTCAGGAATAGGTCTCCAATTTTGACAGGATGGTATCCACCCTTACAGTAGTCGGCGCTGTCTTCTTGTTCTTCGTCGTCACTGGCATATTGCTCGTCTTCGTCCTCCTCAATCGTTTCATTAGAAGAACTATGTGTCGGTTCAAGACGATTCTGATTTTGATTGCGCAGCCCGTTTCCTTGTCCACCAGCGCCGTGGTCTTCCTCACGATTTTTCTTCTTTCCGAGTTTATGCCTTTTCTTTTTCGCCTGAATGGCGAGTACCCTTCTGTTTACATCTGATTTAGAACtcatttagtaaattaaaacacTTTCAATAAgttccaatataaataaatttatcttttcatCTCAATCTTTTTGTTTGAGTATGGCGGCCGGTTTCAGACAGAACAAAATGCGCTCGAACATGAACCGCTCTAGTGTTACCggcaaaaaaatattcatagataaaatatgttttaactaTCCTATTCTTTATTAGAAATTGTTTCAAAcctatgtataaataatgtttttatatataaaaaaaacaagcagattagttttaataataatgattatttaaaattcgatttatttactataaaccTTATGCTAAATACATAGATCTTTGGTATGAGCCATATACGCATAGTTCTTACTTTCCAATTCGAAAGAGAAATTGACCTtgtaatatactaaaatatatattatatacctaattataaaataaaactttgtaaatGTAACAGCATCTATATTTTCAggttcaaaaaataatattaatcaatgtaattacattattaattcttataaatatgtaaaaaaacataaaaggtgtcttttattaatagtttttatttatattttagtttttctattttaaaatattaataaatctatttaagttattaaaatagtaaaatagatagattttaaaaaagtaaatagatTTATCTCAATTTATGCTCAGGATATCTAATCTAAATAACTTATTGATttcaaatttgtaattataattaataaatacaaatagaatcataaagaataaattattaaaaaataatactcgaATATAAATAGTAGCCCTGTTTATTATACTTGCTTAAAGTTATATTTGACATCAATTTCTTAAGTTTGAACTGTTGGTAAAGTTCGTTTTTGTTCTTTGAAAGACATTCCTTTGACGGGCAATAGAATAAGACCACCGATCGTTATAAATATTCCAGCAATATAAAAGGACACCGTGAATccatatacatttttaagtacACCTGCAACTGGAGTGCTAATTAAACTACCAATGCCctgaaacaataaaacaatcCCTGTAGCATTTGTTAAATTATCCAGCCCATACAAAGTTACTAATACCATACTTCTTAAAGAAGCAACACTTGAAACAAagaaaccaaaaataaaacaatacaaatattgataatataaactaaatgacAAGTTTGAAGCCATCGTGCTGATTCCCGATATTAACATAgcaaatacatacacatatagcGGATCAAAATAACAGGCGACAGCCCCTAATATCAACCTGCCTGCAGCATTAGAAAAGCCTATAACACTCACAAATAAAGAACAATGCTGGGGATCTAGGCCAGCTTCAATATTTTTCTCTTGTATGTATACATAAGGAACTAAAAACCCTACATAAATTAACATGCCAGCAAAGCATAAacacaaaaatgattttttcttCAATAGTTTAGGGTCCATCATTGTTGCAAGCACTCTTCTAGCAGCTGTTGTAAATACTCCTCTTCTTTCTCGTAAGTCTATAGCTGTTGCTGCTCTGGAGACGGCCAACTGATATTCTAAACCAGTTTTGGATGTTTCTGTTGTCATCTTACTTTTTTGGTAAACTGGAAGTTTATCTAATTTGCCATCGTAAAATACATCATCTCGATACATTGGGCGAGATTGGGGTACATGTTGATCCCAATTACATAAACGACCGCAACAACCAGTTTTTTTAGGCGGTTCTACAGTTACTGTTATTTCAATGGTCTTTTTATCTTGAATACTTGTTCTTGACATAATAGACTGAAATTGTTTTAACTGTCTAGGACTAATACCACCCTGAGGAGCATTTGCAGTTAATGTTAATTTAGATACTGCTCCCGTTGACGGACCAGGTTGAGCATCTGATGTAAATTTATTGTCATCTACTACAGCAGCTGCAGTTGgaaaattcaaatttgaaaCGGCACAAAATAAGCGTTCGGTAGCTGTGGGCACTAGTCCTTCAGCCTTGGTACGAGACACCATGGGACGTACTGCAGCAGTTGATAAACTTGGTAAATAGGTAACAGTACGTGTAGGGTCCTCTGTTGTCTTCGCAACTGTAAATGAGAGTAAGGGTTGGAAGGTCATACCCAAAAAGTAAGTTATACCAAGAAGCCCGGAGTGCAATAGTGTAACAGTTCGCCATCCAGCTAATTTGACCAAGTAGGTGTTTAATGGATAAAATACCATGATACCTATACTTGAACCACATGTTGCTATAGCCAACGCTAGCGAACGTAACTTTTCAAAATAGAATCCTACAACAAGACCGGCTGCCATATTAATTAGACAGTAGCCAAAGCCTGCGAAACAgccataaaataaacaaagtgaTGGATAGTTGGTTGAAAAATAAGAAATGAACAAAGATAACGAGCTAAGTACAGATCCCGACATTATACAAGATCTAAAACCAAAACGATTGATAAATGCGGAAGCCATAGGAcctgcaataaaataaatcgctATTGCCAAAGAGTTCACAAAAGCTATAAAAGaatctgaaatattaaaatcgttCGACATATCTTTTATCAAACTCCCAAAAGTGAAGGTTACTCCATCTAatataaaaacacttaaaaatgaAGCCGCAACTACAATCCAACCCCATCCACCTTCTTGGGGCACTAATATTTGTGCAGCTATTTCAGTTTCTTCACCGCCTTCAAGATTATCGGGTCGACTTACTATTCTACTTGGTGTTAATATAATACTCTTTTGATTTTCAGTTTTCACAAGAATTGGCTTAGGAGACATCTTCTTTcacatttgaaaattattttagttcgtTTACTGCTTTTGATAATTGGTCAATGAAGTCATCATTATGAGAAAAAGAAACAACTTAAGCTATATTGTGAATTACGTAATTCAgctgctttaaattaaattgatttatttgtttacataattattaaacatcaaaTTATTGTCAATAACTGCTTTTAAGATgcttaaatagtttatatatagtctcataaaaatgttatatataataagaaagatatgtatgaatatgtatattatatacttgtaattttatatgtattgataatatattttatttattgatatacgtattttatatttacatttatttatttgtttggttAAATCatagattaatgttattttatttattattatacagcaccacctacctcatatcctgaGTTATTACTAACatcgttggttgcctggaagagatcactatgtAGCGTCGCCAAAATCGTAtgcttttatttgttgtatgtatgttttgtatttttaactcTTTGTGgcgtacaataaagtataaagtaaactaaagtaattatgatattttatactttatttaaaatcatatttaatttttttattttgtataaaactatatttttaaaataaagattttatcaaGGTATTAATGATTAGTTAgcataatttatagttaaagtTGTAACATGAAAAGATAAATcggaatattatatatgtatttttaataggacatataataatttaaaatgtttttaagatcAACGCTGTAGGTCTGCATCTGAcactgtttaataaaaaaaaactaggatTTCGCTTCGTTTGACTTTGACAGTCAATTTGACAGAATACTGTACGTTTAATGTTGTAACGAATTTTGGAGGGAAATCAGATATTTTTAATCCGTATAAAAtagtattcattttatataaattatcataagcAATGTCTCAAACAACActtacaactttttttaatagtagGAAGAGACCAGCTACCGATGATATCGTAAGTTCTAAACACAAAATTGCCCACATCGATCGTACGACAGAATGTGCTACAAAATCTAAGAAAAATCTTATACCAAAGAACTTTGAACAAGGTACAGTAAAAGATAAATTGAACACCAATATTAAACAGTCGAATGCAATCTCTAATAAAATCAATtcagaattaaaacaaaacgtaaaTGTATCTGAAGCAGCAGGAAAGAATAACTTAGCGGAGAATCCAAAGAATGTAGAGGCTTTTTCAAAAAAAGTAAACGCtgcaaatattgttaaaaataatgaccCCTCCAAAATTCAAAGTGTTGATTTGGCTAGAAAAGAGCTAAGCCTTGGTGATATCAAAAAGAGGTTAACGGGAAGTAGTAGACTAGCTGAACTAAGAGCAACGGCGGATCGTCTTAGCAAAGGTATTCAACAGCTCAAAGATACAACTGAAAAGAAAAATCTGAAagaatttaaatcaattgatGTGGATGTCCCCCAGAGGTacggattttatttattagtctactttaatatacataattttttaatctaaCAATTGTTCTGTATCATTGTAGTCCAAGCAAGAAATCAATAATTCGCAATGATTTGATGTCACCTAAGAAGGAAACAATTACAGAAGTTTCTCAACAGAGGCTTTTTCTATCTCCTAGAAAAGTAGTTGTCAGCCCTATCAAGAGCCCCAGCAaggtttgttatatatgtaattggaattcaattaattttaaatcatagttccaagaaataaaagtttttcaaatgtttaacactagattttaataaattaatataattgcagGTACCAGCATACATACGACATGCATCTCTTGCATCTTCTACTCCTAGCTTAAATCTACCTCATCACTATAGGTTTTTAGCTGAGTTATTCCGTAGCATGGAAACAGCTGTCACACTTCTATATAATAGGAAGGAAAAGATAACTTTTAGCAAACTGAAGCCATCTGTACAAGAAATGCTTAAAAGAACATTTTCTGAGAAACATTTGGCTCAAATAAAGCATTTAGTTCCAGATTTCTACAATTTTGAAGTCCAGAAAGTGAAAAATTTCAGTACATCATCCCACAAAGACACATTTGAATTGATAATTTCTCCTAATTTCCCGAATGACATCAAAATGATTAATCCTCTAGTACAACTAGAACGACGAAGATATTTCTATGATACACTCTTACAAGTGGTTAAGAAGCATCATGCCCAATTCTTGGCATCTCTTGACCCACCAATTGATATACCAGATAACAAATTGGTTCGTTGGCATCCTGAGTTTGACCTGGAAAAAATTCCAGAAATAGAATGTGCCAAGTTGCCTGAAATGCCTAATACTGAGAAATATTCTTCAGCTCAAGATGTTCTTGCCAAAGCAAGGGAATTGTTTAAATGTAACACAAAGATGGAAAGGGCACTGGAGAAACTTGCACAGGCCAAAGCAAGAGGCTTAACTGAACAAGAAAAAGCTGTAACAGGAATAAATGATACTCCAGttacaagaaatatttcaaCACAAGCAAGTCAATCAACAAGTGGAGTACAAATCTTAAATCCGGCACTTCGCAATTTGCCAACCGCTTTATTAGAGAAAGTAAAGGCTAAACAAGCAGCTAAAGCCCTTGAAGCTATGACAAGATCTACTGAATATGAGCAAAACTATTTAACCTATAGTAGACTTCCTGATCTTGCTAGGACCTTGAGAAACATTTTTGTTACGgaaagaaaaaatgttttagcgCTGAATGTTGTTCTGTCTAAACTAGACAGCAGTTTTAAGTCTAATGTCTCTGCTAGTGATTTACACAAAGACATTAAACTGATAACAGAAGAGGCTCCTGAGTGGATTAAACTACATGATATTAGAAAcactacttatttaaaattggataaaaatacagatttaaAAGTCATTACTTCCAAACTAGAAAATGCTGCAGccaaatacaaaacaaattagatTTAATTGATCAATGACTGATTTTAATAACACATagatttaattatgaataagaatacaaattgtatttataattagtttttatctCTATGTGTAGTCAACTTAATATATTGTTagctgtaataatatttaataattaggaATATGacatgaaatttattatcttaagtttttttttgacatctatttgtaattattataagacaaacatttttgtattcaaATGGTGATGATGCAAGCAATTGTATGTTTCTTTTGACATTATGCAATTTTGTTGACATCTCATtttcttgtataaaatttacaataggTATTATAAATGTGTCTTTTCTTCTttcatcaagtttttttttttagttacaatCATTGACGAGTTTCGACAAGTTTTTCTGAAACTCTGATGATACTTAAAATGAGTGTTCCGattaaattctttaataaatgAGTCGTAGTTTCATTTTCAATAgcataactatttataaaattttaataataaactacatACTTAATCAGTCTACATTAAAAGTATATAGGCCTTGAATAATTTTGTAGGCTGGTGCTAAAAGTGCCAAAgtacatttttgaataaaattaaactaaattttgccatttaaaaaataatctatttgtgCTGAATGg
It encodes:
- the LOC126774193 gene encoding SRSF protein kinase 3; this encodes MSSKSDVNRRVLAIQAKKKRHKLGKKKNREEDHGAGGQGNGLRNQNQNRLEPTHSSSNETIEEDEDEQYASDDEEQEDSADYCKGGYHPVKIGDLFLNRYHVTRKLGWGHFSTVWLCWDLVDKRFVALKVVKSAPHFTETALDEIKILKAVRDSDPTDPKRNKTVQLLNDFKITGVNGTHVCMVFEVLGHHLLKLILKSNYRGIPRENVKTIIRQVLEGLDYLHTKCKIIHTDIKPENVLVCVDEAYIRKLAAEATELHSLGLRLPHSLISTAPKEFQEQVVTGKMSRNKKKKLKKKAKRQSMLLKKQMEQIEEMEEQKKTGNNSESAPMSQDNDDSPQTPEEVSVIENTRSENDTNINGCNDMQRTDDDVFDTDAEAVQVRSKQYGCGDDPSTPMSEGEMTDTPPSFNSQNKGKTLEKKPDPAFDVCEVEVKIADLGNACWVHRHFTEDIQTRQYRSLEVLLSAGYGTSADIWSTACMAFELATGDYLFEPHSGDGYSRDEDHLAHIIELLGDIPKRIAASGKYSKIFFNKKGELRNITGLKPWGLVSVLTEKYEWSLRDAEEFADFLKPMLDFDPNRRATAYECLQHPWLKQIKLEQNESEE
- the LOC126774530 gene encoding monocarboxylate transporter 6-like, whose protein sequence is MSPKPILVKTENQKSIILTPSRIVSRPDNLEGGEETEIAAQILVPQEGGWGWIVVAASFLSVFILDGVTFTFGSLIKDMSNDFNISDSFIAFVNSLAIAIYFIAGPMASAFINRFGFRSCIMSGSVLSSLSLFISYFSTNYPSLCLFYGCFAGFGYCLINMAAGLVVGFYFEKLRSLALAIATCGSSIGIMVFYPLNTYLVKLAGWRTVTLLHSGLLGITYFLGMTFQPLLSFTVAKTTEDPTRTVTYLPSLSTAAVRPMVSRTKAEGLVPTATERLFCAVSNLNFPTAAAVVDDNKFTSDAQPGPSTGAVSKLTLTANAPQGGISPRQLKQFQSIMSRTSIQDKKTIEITVTVEPPKKTGCCGRLCNWDQHVPQSRPMYRDDVFYDGKLDKLPVYQKSKMTTETSKTGLEYQLAVSRAATAIDLRERRGVFTTAARRVLATMMDPKLLKKKSFLCLCFAGMLIYVGFLVPYVYIQEKNIEAGLDPQHCSLFVSVIGFSNAAGRLILGAVACYFDPLYVYVFAMLISGISTMASNLSFSLYYQYLYCFIFGFFVSSVASLRSMVLVTLYGLDNLTNATGIVLLFQGIGSLISTPVAGVLKNVYGFTVSFYIAGIFITIGGLILLPVKGMSFKEQKRTLPTVQT
- the LOC126774188 gene encoding DNA replication factor Cdt1 translates to MSQTTLTTFFNSRKRPATDDIVSSKHKIAHIDRTTECATKSKKNLIPKNFEQGTVKDKLNTNIKQSNAISNKINSELKQNVNVSEAAGKNNLAENPKNVEAFSKKVNAANIVKNNDPSKIQSVDLARKELSLGDIKKRLTGSSRLAELRATADRLSKGIQQLKDTTEKKNLKEFKSIDVDVPQSPSKKSIIRNDLMSPKKETITEVSQQRLFLSPRKVVVSPIKSPSKVPAYIRHASLASSTPSLNLPHHYRFLAELFRSMETAVTLLYNRKEKITFSKLKPSVQEMLKRTFSEKHLAQIKHLVPDFYNFEVQKVKNFSTSSHKDTFELIISPNFPNDIKMINPLVQLERRRYFYDTLLQVVKKHHAQFLASLDPPIDIPDNKLVRWHPEFDLEKIPEIECAKLPEMPNTEKYSSAQDVLAKARELFKCNTKMERALEKLAQAKARGLTEQEKAVTGINDTPVTRNISTQASQSTSGVQILNPALRNLPTALLEKVKAKQAAKALEAMTRSTEYEQNYLTYSRLPDLARTLRNIFVTERKNVLALNVVLSKLDSSFKSNVSASDLHKDIKLITEEAPEWIKLHDIRNTTYLKLDKNTDLKVITSKLENAAAKYKTN